The Salegentibacter sp. Hel_I_6 region AATGTAAGAAAAAAAGTGACCGGCGTTTTTATGGAATCAGATCATTTAAATGGCGATGTTCCAATGACTGCTGTGGTGAAACGCATTATAAAAACAATGCAAAAGAGGAATCAAAGTATCCCCATGCGACCAGATCACGGCTATTTACACACCATGGAAGCCGATAAAAATTATTATGCCGGTTATTCCTTTATCGGGCGATTAAAAGGCCTTGCTGAATTACGCGGCCTCGAATTAGGATTACAGGAAAACCTTAAATAAAACAATATGCTACAGTTAAATACCTTTAGAAAATCGGCTTTCGTACTGCTTCTAGCCGCATCAATAATCAGTTGTAAATCTGATAAAGATGCTGAAAAAGAAAACCAGGAAGTCGCCGAAGATGAAAACAAGGAAATGGGGCTTAAAGATTATTACAAAGACTATTTCCCTATAGGTGTTGCGGTGGCGCCAAATACCGTAAAAGGAGAAGAAGCTGAATTACTAAAAAAGGAATTCAACAGTATTACTCCCGAAAATGTGATGAAAATGGGTCCAATTCATCCTGAAAAAGATAAATTCTATTGGGACGATGCTGATGCTATTGCTGAATTTGCCGAGGAAAACGGAATAAAAATGCGGGGACACGCTTTGGTTTGGCACCAACAAACCGGCGGATGGATCTTTGAAAATGAAAACGGAGGAAAAGTAAGTAAAGAAGAATTGCTAAAGCGAATGAAAAACCACATCGATTCTGTGGTTCCTCGCTATTCAGAACATATTTACGCCTGGGATGTGGTTAACGAAGCCGTTGCCGATGATTCTACTAAAGTATATCGGGAATCGGAATGGCTGGAAATTGCAGGAAAAGACTTTTTAGTAAAAGCTTTTGAATATGCTCGCCAGGCCGATCCAGATGTACAACTTTTCTACAACGATTATAACGCGATTATCCCTGAAAAAAGGGATAGAATTATTGAATTATTAAAGTTTCTTCAGGAAAATAATGCCCCAATTGATGGTGTGGGAATACAGGCACACTGGTCAATTTATGGCCCAACAGAAGAAGAGCTTCGCGAAGCCCTGGATCTTTATTCAGATTTAGGACTGGAAATTCAAATTACTGAACTTGATGTTTCCCTTTATGAATGGGAAAAAGAACGCCGCGAACTTAAAGAAGGTGAATCAGACGAATTTACACCAGAACTCGAGCAAAAGCAAATTGAAGCTTACGATATGTTTTTCAAAGTTTTCAGGGATTACAAAGACGTGATTACCGGCGTGACTTTCTGGAACCTTTCTGATAAATATTCCTGGCTGGACACATACCCAGTAGCCGGCAGAAAAAATTATCCGTTGTTATTTGATGAAAATTTTGAACGGAAAAAGGCTTACGAGAAAGTGGTTGAATTTGAAACCGAACCTGAAACAAAAACTCCATAATTATGCAAGCTTCCTTTAAAGTATTTTCTAAATCATGCTTATTTCTGTTCTTAATTTTTGGAAACCTGAGTTTGATTTTCGCACAGGAATCTTATATAAGCACTACTAAAGTTAGCAACGGATTTTCACTAAGTAGTGGCGATAGAATTTCGACTTTATATTTAGATGAAAAGGATCACGAAGGGGTTCATCTAGTAGCAGAAGACCTTAAGCAAGACTTAAAAAAAGTAACCGGAAAATCTACTGAAATTTCTTCAGAAGAAATTAATGGGGTGTACCCTGTTATTATTGGGACCCTTGGAAAAAGTAAATTAATTGATGAGCTGGTTTCCAGTAATAAATTCGATGCCTCAAAGATTGAAGGAAAATGGGAAAATTTTGTAATTGAAGTTATTGAAAATCCATTTCCAGATGTAGATAAAGCTTTAATAATTGCCGGAAGTGATAAACGCGGAACCATTTTCGGAATATACGATTTAGCTGAAGGAATAGGGGTTTCTCCCTGGCATTGGTGGGCCGATGTTCCAGTGAAAAAATCAGAAGAAATTTATGTAAAGCCGGGAAGTTATTCCGCAGGCACTCCAAAAGTAAAATACCGTGGAATTTTTATCAACGATGAAGAACCCGGTTTGGGAAATTGGGCACGGGAGAAGTTTGGAGGAATCAACAGCAAAATGTATGAACATATGTTTAAACTCATCCTCCGCCTGAAAGGAAATTTTTTATGGCCTGCAATGTGGGGGAAAGCCTTTTATGATGACGATCCACGAAATCCCGAACTGGCTAATACCTATGGAGTGGTAATTAGCACCTCCCATCATGAACCTTTAATGCGCGCTCACGTTGAATGGGACCGGTATGGCGAGGGCGACTGGAATTACGAAACCAACCCTGAACAACTTCAGAAATTTTGGAGAGAAGGGATGGAGAGAACCGGCGAAAATGAAAGTATCGTGACCATAGGAATGCGTGGCGATGGTGACGAAGCGATGACTGAAGGTACTGCTATCGGTT contains the following coding sequences:
- a CDS encoding endo-1,4-beta-xylanase, with translation MLQLNTFRKSAFVLLLAASIISCKSDKDAEKENQEVAEDENKEMGLKDYYKDYFPIGVAVAPNTVKGEEAELLKKEFNSITPENVMKMGPIHPEKDKFYWDDADAIAEFAEENGIKMRGHALVWHQQTGGWIFENENGGKVSKEELLKRMKNHIDSVVPRYSEHIYAWDVVNEAVADDSTKVYRESEWLEIAGKDFLVKAFEYARQADPDVQLFYNDYNAIIPEKRDRIIELLKFLQENNAPIDGVGIQAHWSIYGPTEEELREALDLYSDLGLEIQITELDVSLYEWEKERRELKEGESDEFTPELEQKQIEAYDMFFKVFRDYKDVITGVTFWNLSDKYSWLDTYPVAGRKNYPLLFDENFERKKAYEKVVEFETEPETKTP